A genome region from Bacillaceae bacterium IKA-2 includes the following:
- a CDS encoding nodulation protein NfeD: MKWFALIRKMMYFSLIAMAVVISMTKPPVHSQSNNEVVYFIPVEQAVERGLEAFLRRALETAEAGGADHIVLEIDTPGGLVDAATNIAFLIVNTETPITAYVTVKALSAGAYIALNADQIVMAPGTTMGSAAVIDGTGNAAEDKMQSSWLATIESAAELQGRDPIYARAMADKDVDLPEYGAGAGKLLTFKTSGALEAGYAEAIASDRDELLAFLGMENAEVRELEVSFSEKIARIVTHPIIIPILLSIGSLGLVLELYSPGFGIPGIMGISALMLFFFGHLFAGFAGFEVLILFVAGIILIIVEIFFPGFGIFGVLGIAAITGSMVLASYSTVNILLSILIALFITVIASVLFFKYFGYKGPLKKMILTNATTTELGYVSNETRKELIGKVGYAQTMLRPSGTAIFEDERLDVVSEGEYIGHGKNVKIIATQGSRIIVREVKE; encoded by the coding sequence ATGAAATGGTTTGCGTTAATAAGGAAAATGATGTATTTCTCCTTAATAGCTATGGCAGTGGTTATTTCGATGACGAAACCGCCTGTACATAGTCAGTCAAATAATGAAGTGGTTTACTTTATCCCTGTTGAACAAGCCGTTGAGCGGGGCCTAGAAGCGTTTTTGAGAAGAGCTTTAGAAACTGCTGAAGCAGGAGGTGCCGATCATATTGTTTTAGAAATAGATACTCCTGGTGGACTTGTTGATGCAGCAACAAATATCGCGTTTCTGATTGTTAATACTGAGACACCGATTACGGCTTACGTTACAGTAAAAGCATTATCAGCAGGAGCATATATTGCTTTAAACGCCGATCAAATTGTTATGGCTCCAGGAACAACGATGGGCTCAGCGGCAGTTATTGATGGAACTGGAAATGCAGCAGAGGATAAAATGCAGTCGTCTTGGCTTGCGACAATTGAAAGTGCTGCTGAATTACAAGGCCGCGATCCTATTTATGCAAGGGCAATGGCTGATAAGGACGTTGATTTGCCGGAGTACGGAGCAGGTGCTGGTAAACTTTTAACTTTTAAGACCTCTGGGGCATTGGAAGCGGGTTACGCTGAAGCAATTGCAAGTGATAGAGATGAACTGCTAGCGTTTCTTGGCATGGAAAATGCTGAAGTTAGGGAGCTGGAAGTTAGTTTTTCAGAAAAAATAGCTCGAATTGTTACTCACCCAATTATCATTCCAATTTTATTGTCTATCGGTAGCTTAGGTTTAGTATTAGAGTTGTATTCGCCAGGCTTCGGTATACCAGGTATAATGGGTATATCTGCATTAATGTTATTCTTTTTCGGCCATTTATTTGCAGGATTTGCAGGTTTCGAAGTGTTAATTTTGTTTGTAGCAGGAATAATATTAATTATAGTTGAAATATTTTTCCCGGGCTTTGGAATCTTTGGCGTTTTAGGTATTGCTGCAATTACTGGAAGTATGGTGCTAGCCTCCTATTCAACGGTAAACATATTACTGTCTATTTTAATAGCCTTATTTATAACTGTTATTGCTTCAGTATTGTTCTTTAAATATTTTGGTTATAAAGGACCGTTGAAAAAAATGATTTTAACCAATGCTACTACTACAGAGCTAGGTTATGTTTCAAATGAAACACGCAAAGAGCTTATCGGGAAAGTTGGTTATGCCCAAACGATGCTGAGACCATCAGGAACAGCTATCTTTGAAGATGAACGACTTGACGTAGTTTCCGAAGGGGAATATATTGGACATGGAAAGAATGTAAAGATTATCGCCACACAAGGTTCGAGAATTATCGTTCGAGAAGTGAAAGAATAG